The Brasilonema sennae CENA114 genome includes a region encoding these proteins:
- a CDS encoding ArsA family ATPase produces MVKYDSLQLAMFSGKGGVGKTTLACGFARRWARLFPNEQILLISTDPAHSLGDVLQIKVQDNALPLPDLPNLSVRALDAKELLLEFKAKYGKFLEVLVERGSFVEGEDLTPVWDLDWPGLDEVMGLLEIQRLLTEKVVDRVVVDMAPSGHTLNLLGIKDFLDIVLNSLELFQEKHRVITQTFKRSYTADEIDDFLVKMKSELAEGRRLLQNQDISTCLVVAIAEPMSLLETERFLENLQVLEIKSGGLLVNKILADADTDLDRYSEQQELLNKFVKLPGNQPVFLISQQPSEPLGSAALDNLINQIQKIDTVPIAPPPPIQWPAKVLPDFSDFIAEGRQLILVGGKGGVGKTTVAAAIGWALANRYPDKKIRLISIDPAHSLGDAFGAKLKHEPTQITTNLSGQEIDADIVLEQFRNDYLWELAEMMSGEGSQAGAVKIAYTPEAWRQIVAQALPGIDEMLSLITVMDLLERKQQDLIILDTAPTGHLLRFLEMPSALADWLAWIFKLWMKYQNVLGRVDFMGRLRNLRQQVVQAQKKLKDPHHTEFIGVIQAEAAIIAEQVRLTESLQNMGVPQRYIVHNRYSQNMELDDSLFAQQTIIRLPILPRSVEPLDRIKAAASMLL; encoded by the coding sequence ATGGTAAAGTACGACTCGCTTCAGCTAGCAATGTTTAGCGGTAAAGGTGGAGTAGGAAAAACTACCCTTGCCTGCGGTTTTGCCCGACGCTGGGCGAGATTATTTCCCAACGAACAAATACTGTTAATATCTACAGATCCAGCCCATTCTTTAGGCGATGTGCTACAAATAAAAGTGCAAGACAACGCCTTACCCTTACCTGATTTACCTAACTTGAGTGTTCGAGCGTTGGATGCTAAAGAATTACTTTTAGAATTTAAGGCAAAATACGGCAAGTTTTTAGAGGTATTAGTTGAGCGGGGAAGTTTTGTTGAGGGCGAAGACTTAACACCTGTTTGGGATTTAGACTGGCCCGGTTTAGATGAAGTTATGGGTCTGTTGGAAATTCAACGCCTGCTAACAGAAAAAGTGGTAGATCGCGTAGTAGTAGATATGGCTCCTTCCGGTCACACTTTAAACTTGTTGGGAATCAAAGATTTTTTAGATATAGTTTTAAATTCTTTAGAATTATTTCAAGAAAAACATCGGGTCATTACCCAAACTTTTAAGCGAAGTTATACCGCCGATGAAATCGATGACTTTTTGGTCAAGATGAAATCTGAATTAGCAGAAGGCAGACGCCTACTACAAAATCAAGATATATCTACTTGCTTGGTAGTGGCGATCGCTGAACCCATGAGCCTTTTAGAAACAGAACGATTTCTAGAAAACTTACAAGTGTTAGAAATTAAGAGTGGTGGGTTATTAGTTAACAAGATTTTAGCAGATGCAGATACAGATTTAGATCGCTATAGCGAACAACAAGAATTGCTAAATAAGTTTGTCAAACTACCAGGAAACCAACCTGTTTTTCTTATATCACAACAGCCATCAGAACCACTTGGCAGTGCAGCATTAGACAATCTTATTAACCAAATTCAAAAAATTGATACAGTTCCAATTGCCCCACCACCACCCATACAGTGGCCGGCTAAAGTGCTACCCGATTTCAGCGATTTTATCGCAGAAGGACGGCAACTTATCCTTGTTGGCGGCAAAGGTGGAGTTGGAAAAACGACAGTAGCAGCTGCTATAGGGTGGGCGTTAGCAAATCGTTATCCTGATAAAAAGATTCGCCTCATTTCTATCGACCCCGCCCATTCTTTGGGAGATGCTTTTGGGGCAAAATTAAAACACGAACCCACCCAGATAACGACCAATTTGAGCGGTCAAGAAATCGATGCTGATATAGTTTTGGAACAGTTCCGCAATGATTATCTTTGGGAATTAGCCGAAATGATGAGCGGCGAAGGATCTCAAGCCGGGGCGGTGAAAATTGCTTACACTCCCGAAGCTTGGCGACAAATTGTAGCGCAAGCTTTACCTGGTATTGATGAAATGCTGTCTCTGATCACAGTGATGGATTTATTAGAGCGCAAACAGCAAGATTTAATTATCCTGGATACTGCCCCTACCGGTCATCTTCTGCGCTTTCTAGAAATGCCATCTGCATTAGCAGACTGGCTAGCCTGGATATTCAAGCTGTGGATGAAGTATCAAAATGTTTTAGGTAGGGTAGATTTTATGGGAAGGCTGCGGAATTTGCGACAACAAGTTGTACAAGCACAGAAGAAATTAAAAGACCCCCACCATACTGAATTTATTGGTGTCATCCAAGCTGAAGCTGCAATTATTGCAGAACAAGTGCGGTTAACTGAGTCTTTGCAAAATATGGGAGTTCCGCAGCGTTACATAGTGCATAACCGTTACAGTCAGAATATGGAACTTGATGATAGTTTATTTGCTCAGCAAACTATTATTCGCTTACCAATTTTACCTCGTTCTGTGGAACCGCTAGACCGAATTAAAGCAGCTGCGAGTATGTTACTTTAA
- a CDS encoding AAA family ATPase: MNDLFKGFEQLLELAKALEEKIETGELKADMQFRTRPLRSIPRSPRPSYVNNVSTSSFRTPHSSSSSSGGSSSTTPNPVKPNQTTENYSLKDVGGLGEVLKELKELIAIPLKRPDLLAKIGLEPTRGVLLVGPPGTGKTLTARALTEELGVNHIAIAGPEVIGKHYGEAEQRLREIFEKAAKSTPCLIFIDEIDSLAPDRSKVEGEVEKRLVAQLLSLMDGFATTKGVIVLGATNRPDHLDPALRRPGRFDREVLFRVPDRQGRLEILQILTRAIPLDQTVNLEAIADLAVGFVGADLKAVCQKAAYSALRRQVPSIEAQIPETMTVQQSDFLQALQEIKPAVLRSVQVESPNVAWSEIGGLEEIKQTLRESVEGALLHPELYLRTKARSPKGILLWGPPGTGKTMLAKAVASQARANFICINGPELLSKWVGASEQAVRELFAKARLAAPCVIFLDEIDTLAPARGRYNGDSGVSDRVVGQLLTELDGLQTGATILVIAATNRPDTLDPAILRAGRLDLQLLVDLPNLESRLAILLLHNQDRPLQDVSLAYWAAVTEGWNGADLALLGDRSAVEAIRRYRSGGMSDPAAIRITTDDFNYAYQVLSQQRPA; the protein is encoded by the coding sequence ATGAACGATTTATTCAAAGGTTTTGAGCAGTTATTAGAACTTGCAAAAGCCTTGGAAGAAAAAATTGAAACTGGAGAACTCAAAGCAGATATGCAGTTCCGAACTCGTCCTTTGAGGAGTATACCTCGTTCTCCCCGTCCTAGCTATGTAAATAATGTCAGCACAAGTAGCTTCCGCACTCCACACTCATCTAGTTCTAGTTCTGGTGGATCGAGTTCTACAACCCCAAACCCAGTCAAACCAAATCAGACAACAGAGAATTATTCGTTAAAAGATGTGGGCGGACTTGGGGAAGTCCTCAAAGAACTCAAAGAATTAATCGCCATACCTTTAAAACGTCCTGACCTACTTGCGAAAATTGGACTAGAACCGACACGGGGTGTTTTATTAGTCGGTCCCCCTGGTACTGGCAAAACTCTCACTGCCCGCGCCCTTACTGAAGAACTGGGAGTCAACCACATTGCCATAGCTGGACCAGAAGTCATCGGTAAACACTACGGCGAAGCGGAACAGAGACTGCGAGAAATCTTTGAGAAAGCTGCGAAAAGTACTCCTTGCTTGATATTCATAGATGAAATCGACAGTCTCGCCCCAGATCGCAGCAAAGTAGAAGGGGAAGTGGAAAAACGGCTAGTCGCACAACTCCTCAGCCTGATGGATGGTTTTGCCACAACTAAAGGCGTGATCGTGCTAGGGGCCACTAATCGTCCCGACCATCTTGATCCAGCGTTGCGACGCCCTGGAAGATTTGATCGCGAAGTGTTATTTCGCGTACCAGACCGTCAGGGACGCTTGGAGATCCTACAAATTCTGACTCGCGCTATACCATTAGACCAGACGGTAAACTTAGAAGCGATCGCCGATTTAGCCGTCGGATTTGTGGGTGCAGACTTGAAAGCCGTCTGTCAAAAAGCTGCCTACAGTGCTTTGCGCCGCCAAGTCCCCTCCATTGAAGCCCAAATTCCAGAGACGATGACGGTACAGCAGTCAGATTTTTTGCAAGCACTTCAAGAAATTAAACCCGCCGTTTTGCGTTCGGTACAAGTAGAATCTCCTAATGTTGCTTGGTCAGAAATTGGTGGACTTGAGGAAATCAAACAAACTCTGCGCGAATCGGTAGAAGGTGCACTGTTACATCCAGAACTTTATTTAAGAACCAAAGCGCGATCGCCCAAAGGCATTTTACTTTGGGGACCACCTGGAACTGGCAAAACTATGTTAGCTAAAGCCGTTGCTTCCCAAGCTAGAGCTAATTTTATCTGCATCAATGGTCCGGAATTACTGAGCAAGTGGGTGGGTGCTAGCGAACAAGCAGTGCGGGAATTATTCGCCAAAGCTAGACTTGCAGCCCCCTGTGTTATTTTTCTCGACGAAATTGATACTTTAGCACCAGCAAGAGGGCGTTACAATGGCGATTCTGGAGTCAGCGATCGCGTTGTGGGACAGTTGCTCACAGAATTAGACGGGTTGCAGACAGGTGCTACCATTCTAGTGATTGCCGCTACCAATCGTCCTGATACCTTAGATCCAGCAATACTTCGCGCTGGACGGTTAGATTTACAGCTATTAGTGGATTTACCTAATTTGGAAAGTCGCTTGGCAATTCTGCTACTCCACAACCAAGACCGTCCATTGCAGGATGTGAGTTTAGCATACTGGGCAGCAGTCACTGAGGGTTGGAACGGGGCGGATTTGGCATTGTTAGGCGATCGCTCTGCTGTAGAAGCAATCCGTCGCTATCGCTCTGGTGGAATGAGTGATCCGGCGGCAATCCGGATTACAACTGACGATTTTAACTATGCCTACCAGGTTTTAAGCCAACAGCGTCCGGCGTAA
- a CDS encoding type II toxin-antitoxin system VapC family toxin → MVIDTMVFAYALLHVEEKYDQAITALESVDRIVVPDSLFTELGNVIWQWIQFRQLPLQIGLDALQDAEALVDITISSSQIRDIALKLAVEASHSFYDTLFVAAAIQSNTQVLTYDRKLAAKFGAHVELLE, encoded by the coding sequence ATGGTGATTGATACGATGGTGTTTGCCTATGCGCTCTTACACGTAGAGGAGAAGTATGACCAGGCAATCACTGCTTTAGAAAGTGTAGATCGGATTGTGGTGCCTGATTCGTTGTTTACCGAGCTCGGCAATGTGATTTGGCAATGGATACAATTTCGGCAACTACCGTTGCAAATAGGTTTAGATGCGCTGCAAGATGCTGAGGCATTGGTTGATATCACGATTTCTAGTTCTCAAATTCGGGATATTGCTCTAAAATTGGCAGTCGAGGCAAGTCATTCGTTCTACGATACGTTATTCGTGGCAGCAGCAATTCAATCTAATACTCAGGTGCTGACTTATGATCGCAAACTAGCGGCTAAGTTTGGCGCTCACGTTGAATTGCTGGAATAG
- a CDS encoding FitA-like ribbon-helix-helix domain-containing protein, producing MATITIRNISDELVARIKRLAGQKGISMEQEVRDLLQKRYGERNEVLARIRQRAEALPMEQESQVQSWKSEGRL from the coding sequence ATGGCAACAATTACGATTCGCAATATATCTGATGAATTAGTCGCTCGGATTAAACGCTTGGCGGGACAAAAGGGGATTTCGATGGAGCAAGAAGTCCGCGATTTACTGCAAAAACGCTATGGCGAACGTAATGAAGTGCTTGCTCGTATTCGTCAACGCGCGGAAGCGTTACCGATGGAACAAGAAAGTCAGGTGCAGTCTTGGAAATCAGAAGGACGACTCTGA
- a CDS encoding hydantoinase B/oxoprolinase family protein, with amino-acid sequence MQNNSSTNNPTTERWQFWIDRGGTFTDIVAQSPDRRVIVHKLLSENPQRYTDAAIQGIRDILGIPSDAPIPTDQIAVVKMGTTVATNALLERKGDRTLLLITKGFRDALRIGYQNRPNIFARHIVLPEMLYERVIEVEERYSAQGEELLSVQINPQLMQSLQSAYNAGIRACAIAFLHGYRYPNHEQQVAAIARDIGFTQISVSHQVSPLMKLVSRGDTTVVDAYLSPILRRYVNQVATELQGSLLDGAVPQLMFMQSNGGLIDANRFQGKDSILSGPAGGIVGAVKTSAMAGFDRIIGFDMGGTSTDVSHYNGEYERTFESEVAGVRLRAPMMSIHTVAAGGGSILSFDGSRYRVGPESAGAYPGPTCYRQGGSLTVTDCNVMIAKLQAAFFPSVFGNEGNLPLDTEIVRQKFTELAAQISEKTGFQQKPEQVAEGFLAIATGKMANAIKKISIQRGYDVTEYTLCCFGGAGGQHACLIAEALGMTRIFIHPYAGVLSAYGIGLADVRTLKQKAVEVQLTESELPSLKQTLATLTAQGRTEIIQQGIAESQIHVLLKAHLRYAGTDSALVVDFGNVVSMRDQFLQAYYQRYGFTMPDKLLMVEAVSVEVVGQTIDLEEPILTSSRTTPLEAIATVQIYTKGNWHDTLVYQRQDLRPGDRITGAALIVEPTGTNVIEPGWCAELTARNHLILSRDEAKIKDQTTNSSFSLAQNSSKLNSKSFSAPDPVLLEIFNNLVRAIAEEMGITLQNTSYSVNIKERLDFSCAIFDQHGQLVANAPHIPVHLGSMSESVASLIQAKGNTIKPGDAYVSNNPYNGGTHLPDVTVITPVFVSQAAIPLFYVASRGHHADIGGITPGSMPPHSTTINQEGILLDNVLLVEQGRFREAELLELLNAGNYPVRNPAQNLADLQAQIAANERGVQELSRMIEHYELGTVQTYMQHVQDNAEESVRRVINVLKDGSFTYSMDDGSEIKVKITIERGHRAACIDFTGTSAQQSTNLNAPIAICKAVVLYVFRTLVDDDIPLNAGCLKPIEIIIPEGCLLNPQYPAAVVAGNVETSQAIANALYGALGIMAASCGTMNNFTFGNERYQYYETICGGSGAGATFNGTDAVQTHMTNSRLTDPEVLEWRFPILVEEFVIRPNSGGNGKHRGGNGVIRRIKFREAMTAAILSGHREKPPFGLKGGEPGAIGRNWLEHHDGTIEPLPSKAEVQMHPGDVFVIETPGGGGFGSVKSLQDD; translated from the coding sequence ATGCAGAATAATTCTTCCACGAACAACCCTACTACTGAACGCTGGCAGTTTTGGATTGATCGAGGCGGTACGTTTACCGATATAGTGGCACAAAGTCCAGATCGTAGAGTCATCGTTCACAAACTGTTGTCGGAAAATCCACAACGTTATACAGATGCTGCAATTCAGGGTATTCGAGATATCTTAGGAATTCCATCTGATGCGCCAATTCCAACCGATCAAATTGCTGTTGTCAAAATGGGAACGACGGTGGCGACGAATGCACTATTAGAGCGTAAGGGCGATCGCACTCTTTTACTGATCACAAAGGGCTTCCGTGATGCGTTACGCATTGGTTATCAAAATCGTCCGAACATCTTTGCGCGTCACATTGTTTTGCCTGAAATGCTTTATGAACGGGTGATTGAAGTTGAGGAACGTTATAGCGCTCAAGGTGAAGAACTTTTGAGCGTTCAAATTAATCCTCAACTCATGCAATCGCTACAATCAGCATACAACGCTGGCATTCGAGCTTGTGCGATCGCGTTTCTACACGGCTACCGCTACCCCAACCACGAACAACAAGTTGCCGCAATCGCCCGTGACATCGGTTTTACCCAAATCTCAGTGTCTCATCAAGTCAGCCCACTGATGAAGCTGGTCAGCCGGGGCGATACTACTGTGGTTGATGCCTATCTATCTCCAATCTTGCGGCGCTATGTAAATCAGGTTGCCACAGAACTCCAAGGTTCGCTCTTGGATGGTGCGGTGCCCCAACTCATGTTCATGCAATCCAACGGCGGTTTAATCGATGCTAACCGATTTCAAGGTAAAGACAGCATTCTATCCGGTCCGGCTGGCGGAATCGTTGGAGCTGTGAAAACGAGCGCAATGGCAGGTTTTGACCGAATCATCGGATTTGATATGGGCGGGACATCCACCGATGTTTCTCACTACAACGGTGAATACGAGCGCACATTTGAAAGCGAAGTTGCTGGAGTGCGGCTGCGTGCCCCAATGATGTCGATTCATACCGTGGCGGCGGGTGGTGGATCGATTCTTTCCTTCGATGGATCTCGCTATCGAGTAGGTCCTGAATCGGCTGGTGCATATCCTGGTCCTACTTGTTACCGTCAAGGCGGTTCATTAACTGTCACTGATTGCAATGTGATGATCGCTAAACTTCAAGCCGCTTTCTTCCCGTCTGTATTTGGCAATGAAGGTAACTTGCCCCTAGACACTGAGATTGTGCGGCAAAAGTTTACCGAATTGGCAGCACAAATTAGTGAAAAAACTGGTTTTCAACAAAAGCCAGAACAAGTAGCAGAAGGATTTTTAGCGATCGCGACGGGTAAAATGGCGAACGCAATTAAGAAAATCTCGATTCAACGCGGCTATGATGTCACAGAATATACACTTTGTTGCTTTGGCGGTGCTGGCGGACAACATGCTTGTTTGATTGCGGAAGCGCTAGGGATGACCCGAATTTTCATTCATCCCTATGCAGGGGTGTTATCTGCCTATGGCATTGGGTTGGCGGATGTACGAACTCTCAAACAAAAGGCAGTGGAAGTTCAATTAACCGAGTCCGAACTGCCTTCGCTAAAACAAACGCTTGCCACTCTTACTGCTCAAGGTCGCACTGAAATTATTCAACAGGGAATCGCTGAGTCTCAAATCCACGTTCTACTTAAAGCACATCTACGCTATGCAGGGACAGATTCTGCTTTGGTTGTAGATTTTGGGAATGTGGTTTCCATGCGCGATCAGTTCTTGCAAGCCTATTACCAGCGTTACGGCTTCACGATGCCTGATAAATTACTGATGGTGGAAGCGGTTTCTGTGGAAGTGGTTGGACAGACCATCGACCTCGAAGAACCCATACTTACATCTAGCAGAACCACACCGCTTGAAGCAATCGCGACGGTACAAATTTACACCAAAGGTAACTGGCACGATACGCTCGTTTATCAGCGTCAGGATTTAAGACCTGGCGATCGCATCACAGGAGCCGCTTTGATCGTCGAACCCACTGGAACAAATGTGATTGAGCCTGGTTGGTGTGCAGAGTTAACTGCACGGAATCACCTAATTTTGAGTAGGGATGAAGCTAAGATCAAAGATCAAACTACTAATTCATCCTTCAGCTTAGCACAAAATTCAAGTAAGTTAAATTCAAAGTCCTTTTCTGCCCCCGACCCTGTTCTCCTAGAAATTTTCAACAATTTAGTGCGGGCGATCGCAGAGGAAATGGGCATCACGCTGCAAAACACAAGTTACTCTGTCAACATTAAAGAACGGCTCGATTTCTCGTGCGCCATTTTTGATCAACACGGACAACTCGTCGCCAACGCGCCGCATATTCCGGTTCATCTTGGTTCGATGAGCGAAAGCGTGGCTAGTTTAATCCAAGCCAAAGGCAATACAATTAAACCCGGTGATGCCTACGTTTCTAATAATCCCTACAACGGGGGTACGCATCTTCCAGATGTCACAGTCATTACTCCAGTTTTTGTCTCCCAGGCTGCAATTCCTTTATTCTACGTCGCCTCACGTGGTCACCATGCTGATATCGGCGGAATTACACCGGGTTCGATGCCACCACACAGCACCACTATAAATCAAGAAGGCATCTTGCTTGATAACGTTTTGCTTGTAGAGCAAGGACGTTTTCGAGAAGCAGAATTACTAGAATTGTTGAACGCAGGTAACTATCCGGTTCGCAATCCCGCTCAAAATTTAGCTGATCTCCAAGCACAGATCGCCGCTAATGAGCGAGGCGTGCAGGAACTTTCCCGCATGATCGAGCATTACGAACTGGGAACCGTGCAAACATACATGCAGCATGTCCAAGATAATGCTGAAGAATCAGTGCGGCGCGTGATTAATGTGCTTAAAGATGGCAGCTTTACTTATTCTATGGATGATGGAAGTGAGATCAAAGTCAAGATTACGATTGAGCGAGGCCATCGCGCTGCCTGTATTGATTTTACTGGCACCTCTGCGCAGCAATCTACAAATTTGAATGCCCCAATAGCTATTTGCAAAGCGGTTGTCCTTTATGTTTTTCGTACACTCGTTGATGATGACATTCCCCTGAATGCAGGATGCCTCAAACCAATAGAAATCATTATTCCAGAAGGCTGTCTGTTGAATCCGCAATATCCAGCCGCAGTCGTCGCAGGTAATGTTGAAACGTCCCAAGCGATCGCAAATGCCCTGTATGGTGCCCTTGGTATAATGGCAGCATCTTGTGGCACCATGAACAATTTCACCTTTGGCAATGAGCGATACCAGTATTATGAAACTATTTGTGGTGGTTCTGGTGCTGGGGCAACCTTTAACGGAACTGATGCTGTTCAGACGCACATGACTAATTCACGCCTCACCGATCCGGAGGTGCTAGAGTGGCGATTCCCGATTTTAGTCGAAGAGTTTGTTATCCGTCCTAATAGTGGCGGAAATGGAAAACACAGGGGTGGAAACGGAGTCATTCGTCGGATTAAATTCCGTGAAGCGATGACTGCTGCAATTTTATCAGGTCATCGCGAAAAGCCGCCCTTTGGGTTAAAAGGTGGTGAACCGGGCGCGATCGGGCGCAATTGGCTAGAACACCATGATGGGACAATCGAACCTCTCCCTAGCAAAGCAGAGGTTCAAATGCATCCAGGCGATGTCTTTGTGATTGAAACGCCAGGAGGCGGAGGATTTGGTTCAGTCAAAAGCTTACAAGACGACTAA
- a CDS encoding protein kinase domain-containing protein, whose translation MTTKLLNNRYQVLQVLGAGGFGETFLAEDTHMPSRRRCVIKQLKPVINNPQTYQVIQNRFEREAATLEFLGKGSDQIPELFGYFPETGQFYLVQEWIQGETLAHIVKSQGALGETTVRQILLSLLSVLDYVHSKGIIHRDIKPDNIIIRSSDGKPVLIDFGAVKETIRSVVSPGGYPVQSLIIGTPGYMPNEQAVGRPVYASDIYSLGMTAIYLLTGKYPSELQTDPQTSQVTWHHLAPQVSQNLVMILNQAIKPLAGDRYTTASKMLYALRSATSVPTVEPTAASQPTVPLRTTNSAGSYSSQYTQPALASNRKPAVIPTSSTPANWQKPAWVVGSLVVGTLIGGVAIGNINRQASEVPIVTSPTSTEVPAANETNPTPATPSPTPTSQARTRKNRIVITPEPVVIAPTRSQQQPEAYISASPSIVPDSKSQLSTIEPVPEQQVPEQLQTPITSTPQQSIPQESIPQQQSTPQKTEQPVTQQKLQQQSTPQKTEQPVTQQKPQQQSTPQKTEQPVTQQQSTPQKTEQPATSPNVISTPEASTPPPQLEKQSLAIPKTSSSDVPAFPVGSSEDTVTAALGKPTKVSRGAFGKTRAYLYQRDPNRVDLGYLFDRQTKMLRQTEVSFAQSVAPEVMHNTLQGMLGGSASGNIKQGLQQVYDRKTNQYSFNVGGLKGSIERNSEDQIYIAIWDSNLH comes from the coding sequence ATGACAACTAAGCTGCTGAACAATCGCTATCAAGTTCTCCAGGTACTCGGTGCCGGTGGGTTTGGTGAAACTTTTTTGGCGGAAGATACTCATATGCCTTCTCGCCGTCGCTGTGTGATTAAGCAACTCAAACCCGTAATCAACAACCCGCAAACTTATCAAGTTATCCAAAACCGATTTGAACGAGAAGCTGCAACCCTGGAGTTTCTCGGCAAAGGTAGTGACCAAATTCCCGAACTCTTTGGCTACTTTCCTGAAACAGGGCAATTTTACCTTGTTCAAGAATGGATTCAAGGTGAAACTCTAGCACACATAGTTAAGTCACAAGGGGCACTGGGCGAAACGACTGTTAGGCAAATCTTATTGAGTTTGCTGTCCGTATTGGATTATGTCCACAGTAAAGGGATTATTCATCGGGATATTAAACCGGACAACATCATTATCCGCTCCTCGGATGGCAAACCTGTCTTAATTGATTTTGGTGCTGTCAAAGAAACAATACGTTCAGTGGTGAGTCCTGGAGGATATCCCGTACAATCACTGATTATTGGTACACCAGGCTATATGCCGAATGAGCAAGCTGTTGGACGCCCAGTTTACGCCAGTGATATTTATAGTTTAGGCATGACGGCAATTTACTTGCTCACTGGTAAATACCCAAGTGAACTACAAACAGATCCTCAAACTAGTCAAGTGACATGGCACCACCTAGCTCCTCAAGTATCCCAAAACTTGGTGATGATACTCAATCAGGCAATTAAGCCACTTGCAGGCGATCGCTACACTACTGCCAGCAAAATGCTTTATGCTTTGAGATCTGCAACTTCTGTGCCTACGGTGGAACCAACAGCAGCCTCTCAACCGACAGTACCCCTACGGACTACAAATTCTGCTGGATCATACTCATCACAGTATACTCAACCAGCATTGGCCTCCAATCGCAAACCTGCTGTGATTCCAACTTCTTCCACTCCAGCAAACTGGCAAAAACCTGCTTGGGTTGTAGGTAGTTTGGTTGTAGGTACTTTAATTGGTGGAGTCGCTATTGGCAATATAAATCGTCAAGCATCTGAAGTTCCTATTGTCACATCGCCCACCTCTACAGAGGTTCCAGCAGCTAACGAAACAAATCCAACCCCTGCAACACCGTCCCCAACTCCTACTTCTCAAGCGAGAACACGTAAAAATAGGATAGTGATTACACCAGAACCAGTTGTCATTGCACCCACGCGCTCGCAACAACAACCAGAAGCTTATATATCTGCTTCACCCTCAATTGTTCCTGACTCTAAATCACAGTTATCAACAATTGAGCCTGTACCAGAACAACAAGTCCCTGAACAATTGCAAACTCCAATTACTTCCACTCCACAGCAAAGCATACCGCAAGAATCTATCCCACAACAACAATCTACACCACAAAAAACAGAACAACCAGTAACACAGCAAAAACTACAACAACAATCTACACCACAAAAAACGGAACAACCAGTAACACAGCAAAAACCACAACAACAATCTACACCACAAAAAACAGAACAACCAGTAACACAACAACAATCTACACCACAAAAAACAGAACAACCAGCAACTTCTCCTAATGTGATCTCAACTCCAGAGGCTTCCACCCCACCTCCACAGCTGGAAAAACAAAGTCTTGCAATTCCAAAAACCAGTAGTAGTGATGTTCCTGCATTTCCCGTTGGTTCTTCAGAAGATACAGTTACAGCAGCTTTAGGAAAGCCAACTAAGGTTTCTAGAGGTGCGTTTGGGAAAACTCGTGCTTACCTTTACCAGCGTGATCCAAACCGCGTTGATCTTGGTTATTTGTTTGATCGGCAAACAAAAATGCTGCGTCAAACAGAAGTTTCTTTTGCCCAATCTGTTGCACCGGAGGTGATGCACAACACATTGCAGGGAATGCTAGGGGGTAGTGCTTCTGGTAATATTAAGCAAGGACTGCAACAAGTTTATGATCGCAAAACCAATCAATACTCTTTTAATGTTGGTGGACTCAAAGGCTCGATAGAACGCAATTCAGAAGACCAAATTTACATTGCAATTTGGGATTCTAACTTGCATTGA